The segment CAGAGAGGCCTTTGGAAGCCGGATCGCCCAGTCTGCCCCCTGCGAAATTGCTCTGTCCGATGTGGATGAGCCCCTGCAGGAACGTGCCTGTGGTCACCAAGACCGTGCGTGCACCAAAACGTTGACCCAATTGGGTGGTCACTCCGGCCACACGGCCCTGCTCGACCAGCAGGTTTTCAGCCATATCCTGAAAGACCCAGAGGTTTTCCTGGTTGAATATATCTGCCTGGACGGCTTTCAAATAGGCATCTCGGTCTATCTGGGCGCGGGTGGCGCGAACGGCGGGGCCTTTGGAAGTGTTCAGACGTCGGAACTGGATGCCCGCTTTGTCGGCCCAGATGCCCATACGTCCGCCCAAGGCATCGATCTCACGGACCATATGCCCCTTGGCCAATCCGCCGATGGCGGGATTGCAGGACAGGTGGCCGATGCGGTCCGCATTGATGGTCAGCAGCAGGGTGGACATGCCCAGAGATGAGGCCGTCATGGCGGCTTCACATCCGGCGTGGCCTGCGCCAACGACGATGCAGTCGAAGATATCCGGGAAGATGGGCTTCATTATAATGTCCTGATCTGTCGACCTGAGTGTTATCCGAAGAGCACTCGGGCCATGACCTTGGCATCCGAGACTTGGGTGGAGATCAGGGAGCGCTCATTGGGCTGATGGGCGTTATGGACACAGGTGGACCAGACTGCGGCTTCATGTCCTGCGCGGCGCAGGATGGCCGCAACAGTACCGCCTCCAATGCCTTCGGGACGGGCATCGACACCGTAGAATTCCTTGATGCCCGCAGCCAGGCGCGTGACGATTTCACTGGTCATGGAGGTGGACGGAGCTGCTTCTTCACGCTGGGCTTCGTGGTAATCGATGGTCACGTTGTATTGATCCTCGATTGTCTTGCCCAGGGCGGCAATGGCATCCTTGACCTCCTGCACTGAATATTCGGGCAGGATGCGGCAATCCATGCAGAATACGTCCTTGCCGGGGATCGTATTGATATTGGGCACGTTGGCCTCACGCTTGGTGGGGCTGAAGGTGCTGGTCGGAGGTGAGAACAGATCATCAGTGGCCGGAAATTTGATGGGAAGCTCACTATTGAGGAGCAGAACCAGGGCCGATGCGGCGACCATGGCGTTGACGCCTTCGGAAGGTGTCGAGGCGTGGCACTGCTTGCCGGTGACGGTTGCTTCAAGCCAGAGCATGCCTTTTTCCGCTACTTCAACCAAGGCGGCGTCGGGGGTTCCGAAATCCGGAATCAAGAAGAGATCGTTTTTGCCGAACAGATCGTCGTGCTCTTCAACCACATATCCAAGACCCTTGTGGCTGCCGGTTTCCTCGTCGGCCACAAGCAGGATGCCCAGATTCATGGGGGGAGTCAGGCCGGATTCCAGCAAGGCCTTGGTCAGAATCAGGGAAGGGACGATGCCACCGTGATCGTCTTCCACTCCACGTCCGATGATGCTGTCGCCTTCGACGCGCAGTTCGTACGGGTCGCTGTCCCACAGGCTGGGGTCTCCCGGAGGCACGATGTCGGTGTGCGAGATGATCCAGAAGGTGCGGGAAGCATCCTCACCGGGGATGAAGGCCATGATATTGGGGCGGTAGCCACAGGAGACCCGGTCATCCGGCGCATTGATTTCCCGGATATCCTCAACGCCAAGGCCTTTGAGATAGTCGATCAGGAAGTCCGCCTTCTCTTTTTCTCCATCACCGTCGTTGTCGGGGCCCAAAGCGGGGATGGCGACCAGCTTGCGCTGGAGGTCGACGACTTCGTCGCTCATGGAATGGATGCGCTTGATCAACGTCTCGGACATGGTGTCTCCGTAACTGCGTTCACAAAGAAATTTGGGAGAGGGCAAATCTTAGTATGTACATGATTGCCACAGCAAAACAAAGGGGCGGACTCGCGCCCGCCCCTGTAGAAACATGAGAATAACCTAGAGGGCCTAGCGACCGCGAGCAGCGCGCTTGGAGGCCTTCAAGGGGTTGATCTTGACCTTGCCGCCAGTGTCCTTCTCGGCGCGGACGTGGGTGGCGAAGTTGCAGACGCCGTGGGACCACTTGGAAGCGGGCTGGGCGTAGCTGGTGCAGTAGTTGCCGCCAGAGGCGTGGTCCATCACGCGCTCACAGCCTTCACACTTGTCGATGACCTGCTGCAGCACAACACCGTTGAGGGTCAGACCGGCGTCGGTCATAACTGCATTGTCCAGAATGGTAGTGACTTTCTTCTTTGCCATTGGAGTGTCTCCTTAAAAAATGCCTGCCTGTGATCAGCGGGCTGTGGATTAATTGTCAGTCATAGAAAGCAGAGGATTCTTTATGGATAGTTGCGTCTCTGTCAAGCTAAAACTGCTCGTGTCTATTGATTCCGGGCCAAAGCCCATTGTCTGAGGGTGGTGGCCAGCCCATTCAATTCATCCTGCGGCAGTGAGGGGAACTGTCCGTCTTCATAAACGATTTCACCTGCCACCATGGTCATGCGCACCTCGGCGCCTGTGGCTGCATATACAGAATGCGAGATGGGTTCGTAAAGCGGCGCCAAGCCCGGATGATCGAGGTCCAAGGCCGTTAGGTCTGCCGGACTGCCGGGAGCGAGGCTCCCCAGTTCGGGCCATCCCAGAGCGCGGGCCCCTGTCAGGGTTGCTGCGTCCAGGACATCGGCGGCTTTGGTGACTGTGGGGTCCATGCGGTGGGCCTTTTGGAGCAAAGCCATGGCATTCATTTCGGCGAACATGTTCAGGCTGTTGTTGCTGCCCGCGCCGTCAGTGCCCAGTGAAACGGGAACGCCAGCATCCATGAACT is part of the Desulfovibrio ferrophilus genome and harbors:
- a CDS encoding M20 family metallo-hydrolase — translated: MSETLIKRIHSMSDEVVDLQRKLVAIPALGPDNDGDGEKEKADFLIDYLKGLGVEDIREINAPDDRVSCGYRPNIMAFIPGEDASRTFWIISHTDIVPPGDPSLWDSDPYELRVEGDSIIGRGVEDDHGGIVPSLILTKALLESGLTPPMNLGILLVADEETGSHKGLGYVVEEHDDLFGKNDLFLIPDFGTPDAALVEVAEKGMLWLEATVTGKQCHASTPSEGVNAMVAASALVLLLNSELPIKFPATDDLFSPPTSTFSPTKREANVPNINTIPGKDVFCMDCRILPEYSVQEVKDAIAALGKTIEDQYNVTIDYHEAQREEAAPSTSMTSEIVTRLAAGIKEFYGVDARPEGIGGGTVAAILRRAGHEAAVWSTCVHNAHQPNERSLISTQVSDAKVMARVLFG
- a CDS encoding PxxKW family cysteine-rich protein, whose translation is MAKKKVTTILDNAVMTDAGLTLNGVVLQQVIDKCEGCERVMDHASGGNYCTSYAQPASKWSHGVCNFATHVRAEKDTGGKVKINPLKASKRAARGR